The following are from one region of the Cloacibacterium normanense genome:
- a CDS encoding DUF3817 domain-containing protein: MEFIENFFLIKYSQEKLIKWFRQICIAEAISWLLLFSAMIWIREDKEGILPIIYISVMGSIHGLFFTLYLILAFPCRKIYQWDDEDSVFALLAAFFPLATIWIDKKLAKFERE; the protein is encoded by the coding sequence ATGGAATTCATCGAAAATTTCTTTTTAATCAAATATTCTCAAGAAAAACTCATCAAATGGTTTAGACAAATTTGTATTGCCGAAGCTATTTCTTGGCTTTTGCTTTTCTCGGCTATGATTTGGATTCGTGAGGACAAGGAAGGAATTTTACCCATTATTTACATTAGTGTCATGGGAAGTATTCATGGTTTATTTTTCACTTTGTACCTGATTCTAGCCTTTCCTTGTAGAAAAATTTATCAGTGGGATGACGAAGATTCTGTATTCGCACTTCTGGCTGCGTTTTTTCCGTTGGCAACGATTTGGATTGACAAAAAACTGGCAAAATTTGAGAGAGAATAA
- the nadD gene encoding nicotinate (nicotinamide) nucleotide adenylyltransferase: MKKIGLFFGSFNPIHIGHLILANYILENSDMDELWFVVSPQNPFKDKKSLLTDHNRLDMVQLAVKNYPKMRASNVEFSLPKPSYTIDTLTYLKEKYPNYSFALIMGEDNLDSLPKWKNAEKLMSDYQIIVYPRTFEGGTSTSLSVSKIKNQENINIINAPIIELSATEIRNMIKEGKNVRPMLPPEVFEYLDGSSFYK, encoded by the coding sequence ATGAAAAAAATTGGACTATTTTTCGGCTCATTCAATCCCATTCATATTGGGCATTTGATTTTGGCGAACTATATTTTAGAAAATTCGGATATGGATGAGCTTTGGTTTGTGGTTTCTCCGCAAAATCCATTTAAAGATAAAAAATCATTGCTTACAGACCACAATCGTCTTGATATGGTGCAACTTGCAGTGAAAAACTATCCTAAAATGCGAGCTTCGAACGTAGAATTTTCTTTACCAAAGCCAAGTTACACGATTGATACGCTCACTTATCTCAAAGAAAAATATCCCAATTATTCTTTTGCCCTGATTATGGGCGAAGATAATCTAGACTCGCTTCCTAAGTGGAAAAACGCAGAAAAACTGATGTCTGATTATCAAATCATTGTCTATCCCAGAACTTTTGAAGGCGGCACTTCGACTTCGCTCAGTGTTTCAAAAATCAAAAATCAAGAAAACATAAACATTATTAATGCACCGATAATAGAACTTTCTGCTACAGAAATTAGAAATATGATTAAAGAAGGCAAAAATGTAAGACCTATGCTTCCACCAGAAGTTTTTGAATATTTAGACGGAAGTAGTTTTTATAAATAA
- the recJ gene encoding single-stranded-DNA-specific exonuclease RecJ — protein MSQKWIYKPAPDEEIVDSISSSIGFGTLESKILVLRGIDDYQKAREFFKPKLEDIHSPFLMKDMQLAVDRIASAIENGEKILVYGDYDVDGTTAVSLMYLYLSKIVEKKYLDFYIPDRYSEGYGISDEGINFAKENGFSLIIALDCGIKALDKIEYASSLGIDFIICDHHLPGEELPKAFAVLDPKRTDCRYPYKELSGCGVGFKLCQGLNTIYKIPENELYELTDLLAISIAADIVAMTGENRVLAKLGLKTLRKTRKLGIRLLIPEEKIATFDISNIVFEIAPKINAAGRISHGKAAVELMISDNLKHAHQIVDDILNLNDSRRELDANTTQSAFNQVIETQQENNFTTVVYHNEWNKGVIGIVASRLTEVYYKPTLVFTDGNNGEMVASARSVSDFDVHEALEACSEYFLKFGGHQAAAGLSMEKDKFEAFKEKFEKVVAEKIQEHQKFPSITIDSVIEIEDLNRDFFNFHRKLSPFGPHNMKPVLELRNQKVSGYVKQMGKDGNHLKFYIHQPVSGRNIECIGFKLGQYMDDFKTKNFDIAFTVEENHWKGNVTYYLNIRDVKFH, from the coding sequence ATGAGCCAAAAATGGATATATAAACCAGCACCTGATGAAGAAATTGTAGACAGCATCAGTTCTTCAATTGGTTTCGGGACTTTAGAATCAAAAATTTTGGTTCTAAGAGGCATTGATGATTACCAAAAAGCCAGAGAATTCTTCAAACCAAAATTAGAAGACATTCACAGTCCGTTTTTGATGAAAGATATGCAATTGGCAGTAGACAGAATTGCCTCTGCAATAGAAAACGGCGAAAAAATCCTAGTTTACGGCGATTATGATGTAGACGGAACTACTGCAGTTTCGCTCATGTATCTTTATCTTTCTAAAATTGTAGAAAAAAAATATTTAGATTTCTATATTCCAGACCGTTATTCTGAAGGCTATGGAATTTCTGATGAGGGAATTAATTTTGCTAAAGAAAACGGATTCTCGCTTATCATCGCATTAGATTGCGGAATTAAAGCATTAGATAAAATAGAATATGCTAGTTCTCTAGGTATTGATTTTATTATTTGCGACCACCATTTACCAGGCGAAGAATTACCAAAAGCTTTTGCCGTTTTAGACCCGAAAAGAACCGATTGTAGATATCCTTACAAAGAACTTTCTGGTTGTGGAGTTGGCTTTAAATTATGTCAAGGTCTTAATACCATTTATAAAATTCCAGAAAACGAACTCTATGAACTTACTGATTTACTCGCTATTTCTATTGCTGCAGATATTGTAGCAATGACTGGCGAAAATAGAGTTTTGGCAAAACTGGGATTAAAAACATTAAGAAAAACCAGAAAATTAGGAATAAGACTTTTGATTCCTGAAGAAAAAATTGCTACGTTTGATATTTCTAACATCGTTTTCGAAATTGCTCCGAAAATCAATGCTGCAGGAAGAATTTCTCACGGAAAAGCCGCAGTAGAATTGATGATTTCAGACAATTTGAAACACGCTCATCAAATTGTAGATGATATCTTAAACCTCAACGATTCCAGACGAGAATTAGACGCTAATACTACTCAATCTGCCTTTAACCAAGTTATCGAGACCCAGCAAGAAAATAATTTCACCACTGTGGTTTATCACAATGAATGGAACAAAGGCGTTATCGGGATTGTAGCTTCTAGACTGACGGAAGTGTACTACAAACCGACTTTGGTTTTCACCGATGGAAACAATGGCGAAATGGTAGCTTCTGCAAGAAGCGTTTCAGATTTTGATGTGCACGAAGCCTTAGAAGCGTGTAGTGAATATTTCTTAAAATTCGGAGGACATCAAGCTGCGGCTGGACTTTCGATGGAGAAAGACAAATTTGAAGCTTTCAAAGAAAAATTTGAAAAAGTAGTGGCCGAAAAAATTCAAGAACACCAAAAATTCCCTTCCATTACGATAGATTCTGTTATTGAAATAGAAGATTTAAACCGTGATTTCTTTAATTTTCACAGAAAATTATCACCTTTTGGTCCACACAATATGAAGCCTGTTTTAGAACTGAGAAACCAAAAAGTTTCTGGTTACGTAAAACAAATGGGTAAAGACGGAAATCACCTAAAATTCTACATTCATCAACCAGTTTCTGGCAGAAATATAGAATGTATTGGCTTTAAATTAGGTCAATATATGGATGATTTCAAAACTAAAAATTTCGACATTGCTTTTACCGTAGAAGAAAATCACTGGAAAGGAAATGTAACCTATTATTTGAATATTCGTGATGTGAAGTTTCATTAA
- a CDS encoding ABC-F family ATP-binding cassette domain-containing protein has translation MLTVSNLSLQFGKRVLFDEVNIMFTKGNCYGIIGANGAGKSTFLKILTGKQEPTTGNVSLEPGKRMSVLEQDHFAYDNFTVLETVLRGNKKLFEIKEEMDALYAKEDFSDADGIKAGELGVIYDEMGGWNAESDAQTMLSNVGIKDEMHWQMMGELENKDKVKVLLAQALFGNPDVLILDEPTNDLDIDTIAWLEDFLADYENTVIVVSHDRHFLDTVCTHIGDLDYSKLNLYTGNYSFWYQASQLATRQRQQANKKAEEKKKELQDFIARFSSNVAKAKQATARKKMIEKLNIDDIKPTSRRYPAIIFEMEREAGDQILEVKDLEKTKDGELLFSNVDIKLKKGDKVAIISKNSLAISEFFEIISGNATADKGEYNWGVTTNQSYMPLDNTDFFQDKSLNLVDWLRQFTKNDEERHEEFMRGFLGRMLFSGDEALKSCTVLSGGEKMRCMFSRMMLQKANVLLLDEPTNHLDLESITTLNNSLSNFKGNILLASHDHEMLQTVCNRIIELTPKGVIDRDMTYDEYLEDKKIKELQQQMYS, from the coding sequence ATGTTAACAGTATCTAATTTATCACTACAATTCGGGAAGAGAGTTTTATTTGACGAGGTAAATATCATGTTTACCAAAGGAAATTGCTACGGAATCATCGGAGCAAATGGCGCAGGAAAATCTACTTTTCTGAAAATTTTAACAGGAAAACAAGAACCAACCACAGGAAATGTATCACTAGAACCAGGAAAAAGAATGTCTGTTCTAGAACAAGATCACTTTGCTTACGATAATTTTACCGTTTTAGAAACTGTATTAAGAGGAAATAAAAAACTCTTCGAAATCAAAGAAGAAATGGATGCGCTTTATGCTAAAGAGGATTTCTCTGATGCAGACGGAATAAAAGCTGGAGAACTCGGCGTAATCTATGACGAAATGGGAGGCTGGAACGCAGAATCAGATGCGCAAACTATGCTTTCTAACGTGGGAATCAAAGACGAAATGCACTGGCAAATGATGGGAGAGCTAGAAAACAAAGACAAGGTAAAAGTTCTTTTGGCTCAAGCACTTTTCGGAAATCCAGATGTTTTGATTCTAGACGAACCTACCAATGACTTAGATATTGACACCATCGCTTGGTTAGAAGATTTCTTAGCAGATTATGAAAATACGGTAATTGTAGTTTCTCACGACCGTCACTTCTTAGATACCGTTTGTACGCACATTGGTGACTTAGATTATTCTAAATTAAATCTTTATACTGGTAACTACTCTTTCTGGTATCAAGCGTCTCAATTAGCAACAAGACAACGTCAACAAGCGAATAAAAAAGCTGAGGAAAAGAAAAAAGAATTACAAGATTTCATCGCTAGATTTAGTTCTAACGTTGCTAAAGCAAAACAAGCAACTGCTAGAAAGAAAATGATTGAAAAACTGAATATTGACGATATAAAACCTACTTCTAGACGTTATCCTGCAATTATTTTCGAAATGGAAAGGGAAGCAGGTGACCAAATCCTTGAAGTAAAAGATTTAGAAAAAACCAAAGACGGCGAATTGCTTTTCTCTAACGTAGATATTAAGTTAAAGAAAGGAGACAAAGTAGCTATCATTTCTAAAAACTCTTTGGCAATTTCAGAATTTTTCGAAATTATTTCTGGAAATGCAACTGCAGATAAAGGAGAATACAATTGGGGAGTTACTACAAACCAATCTTACATGCCTCTTGACAATACTGATTTCTTCCAAGATAAGAGCTTAAATTTAGTAGATTGGTTAAGACAATTCACTAAAAATGACGAAGAAAGACACGAAGAATTCATGCGTGGTTTCCTTGGCAGAATGTTATTCTCAGGAGACGAAGCATTGAAATCTTGTACCGTACTTTCTGGAGGTGAAAAAATGAGATGTATGTTCTCTAGAATGATGCTTCAAAAAGCAAACGTTTTACTTTTAGACGAACCAACCAACCACTTAGACTTAGAAAGTATCACTACACTGAACAACTCACTGTCTAATTTCAAAGGAAACATTTTATTAGCTTCTCATGACCACGAAATGCTTCAAACGGTTTGTAACAGAATCATAGAACTTACGCCAAAAGGTGTGATCGATAGAGATATGACTTACGATGAATATCTAGAAGACAAAAAAATCAAAGAATTACAACAACAAATGTATTCTTAA
- the smpB gene encoding SsrA-binding protein SmpB: MKIEKTINILNKRAKFEYEILEQIEAGIVLTGTEIKALRSSKASITESFCQFIENELFVVNMSIDEYKLGTFYNHKIKRERKLLLHKKELQKFQRKLKDVGMTIVPLKLYINDRGKAKMLIALGKGKKLFDKRETIKNRENKRNLDRILKKT, translated from the coding sequence ATGAAGATAGAAAAAACCATAAATATTTTAAATAAACGAGCAAAATTCGAATATGAAATTTTAGAACAGATAGAAGCAGGAATTGTTCTTACGGGAACCGAAATTAAAGCGCTTCGTTCGTCTAAAGCATCTATAACAGAGAGTTTTTGTCAGTTTATAGAAAATGAGCTGTTCGTTGTGAATATGAGTATTGATGAGTATAAATTGGGGACTTTTTATAATCATAAAATCAAAAGAGAGCGTAAACTCTTATTACACAAAAAAGAATTGCAAAAATTTCAAAGAAAGTTGAAGGATGTAGGGATGACTATAGTACCATTAAAGCTATACATTAATGACAGAGGAAAGGCAAAAATGCTTATAGCGCTAGGAAAAGGCAAGAAACTTTTTGATAAAAGAGAAACAATAAAAAACAGAGAAAATAAAAGAAATTTAGACAGAATATTAAAGAAAACCTAA
- a CDS encoding OmpA family protein has protein sequence MKNLKLGISALALTLASTAFAQTTSNPWVIGVGAHGVNHMGVANGGVDKVFDNFDQVFTLNNYTITPPLSKLTIARNLNKYFVLDWQTSVGNVDNKRFAMGKEFFLQTGLGLQFKFAGLWNEESWFDPYVRVGANYLRHDYSGLTFPRTDLANDVVLGTYNGDDVTGKANHFTAAGGIGSNFWLTKNFGLNLQGDYVSTPGNSSNVANFWQASASLMFRFGNTDRDKDGIKDSEDACPDVPGLAQFQGCPDTDGDGVADKDDNCPEVAGPVENNGCPWPDTDGDGVLDKDDACPSVAGPAANNGCPWPDTDGDGILDKDDACPTVPGLAQYNGCPKPQSAYAEEATGALKDILFNFNKATLRPESNDKLNQAAEIIKSSNGGKFLITGHTDKKGSDAYNLKLSRQRAASVVAALEARGVNTNQLKSKGVGERDAVVPESASDAERMKDRKVVVEAIDASAWEALQKSDLPVVKKKTVKKTVKKRK, from the coding sequence ATGAAAAATCTAAAATTAGGAATTTCAGCATTGGCACTTACACTTGCCTCTACTGCTTTCGCTCAAACTACTTCTAACCCTTGGGTTATCGGAGTTGGTGCACATGGAGTGAATCACATGGGTGTTGCTAACGGTGGTGTTGACAAAGTATTTGACAACTTCGATCAAGTTTTCACGCTTAACAACTATACTATTACACCTCCATTATCAAAATTAACTATTGCAAGAAACCTTAACAAGTATTTTGTTCTTGATTGGCAAACTTCAGTAGGTAACGTTGATAATAAGAGATTTGCAATGGGTAAAGAGTTCTTTTTACAAACAGGACTTGGTTTACAATTTAAATTTGCAGGTCTTTGGAATGAAGAATCTTGGTTTGATCCGTATGTAAGAGTTGGAGCTAACTATTTAAGACATGATTACTCAGGCCTTACTTTCCCAAGAACAGACCTTGCTAATGATGTAGTATTAGGAACATACAACGGTGATGATGTTACTGGTAAGGCTAATCATTTTACTGCTGCAGGTGGTATTGGTTCTAACTTCTGGTTAACTAAAAACTTTGGTTTAAACTTACAAGGAGATTATGTTTCTACTCCAGGAAACTCTTCAAATGTTGCTAATTTCTGGCAAGCTTCTGCTTCTCTTATGTTCAGATTTGGTAATACAGATAGAGATAAAGATGGTATCAAAGATAGCGAAGATGCTTGTCCAGATGTACCAGGTTTAGCTCAATTCCAAGGTTGTCCTGATACAGACGGTGACGGAGTTGCTGATAAAGATGATAACTGTCCAGAAGTTGCTGGTCCAGTAGAAAATAACGGATGTCCTTGGCCAGATACAGATGGTGACGGAGTTCTTGATAAAGACGACGCTTGTCCGTCAGTAGCAGGTCCTGCTGCAAACAATGGTTGCCCTTGGCCAGATACAGATGGTGACGGTATTCTAGATAAAGATGATGCTTGTCCTACAGTTCCGGGTCTTGCTCAATACAACGGATGTCCTAAGCCACAATCTGCTTACGCGGAGGAAGCTACAGGAGCTCTTAAAGATATCTTGTTCAACTTTAACAAAGCTACACTTAGACCAGAGTCTAACGACAAGTTGAATCAGGCTGCTGAAATTATCAAATCTTCTAACGGTGGTAAATTCCTAATTACAGGTCACACAGATAAAAAAGGTTCTGATGCTTACAACTTAAAACTTTCTAGACAAAGAGCTGCTTCTGTTGTTGCTGCTTTAGAAGCTAGAGGTGTTAATACCAATCAGCTGAAGTCTAAAGGTGTTGGTGAAAGAGATGCTGTTGTTCCAGAATCTGCTTCTGATGCTGAAAGAATGAAAGACAGAAAAGTAGTAGTTGAAGCTATCGACGCTTCTGCTTGGGAAGCTCTTCAGAAATCTGATTTACCGGTAGTTAAAAAGAAAACTGTTAAAAAAACAGTTAAGAAAAGAAAATAA
- a CDS encoding YebC/PmpR family DNA-binding transcriptional regulator, giving the protein MGRAFEYRKASKMARWDKMAKTFSKIGKDIAVAVKAGGPDPDSNPALRRCIQNAKGANMPKDNVERAIKKASGADAEHYDEVTYEGYGQGGVAFFVECTTNNSTRTVANVRAIFNKFDGNLGKNGELAFIFDRKGIFTIDKSLIKMDWEDFEMEMIDGGAEEIDSDEEEVMITTAFEDFGSMSHKLDELGIEAKSAELQRIANNTKEVNEEQFKANMKMLERFEDDDDVQNVYHNMEITDELMNSL; this is encoded by the coding sequence ATGGGACGCGCATTCGAATATAGAAAAGCTTCAAAAATGGCTCGTTGGGATAAAATGGCCAAAACGTTTTCTAAAATTGGGAAAGATATCGCTGTTGCAGTAAAAGCTGGCGGTCCAGATCCGGATTCTAACCCTGCTCTTAGAAGATGTATCCAAAATGCAAAAGGGGCAAACATGCCCAAAGATAATGTAGAAAGAGCGATTAAGAAAGCATCTGGAGCAGATGCAGAACATTATGATGAGGTTACTTATGAAGGATATGGACAAGGTGGTGTAGCTTTCTTTGTAGAGTGTACAACCAATAACTCTACCAGAACGGTTGCAAACGTAAGAGCGATTTTCAATAAGTTTGATGGTAATTTAGGTAAGAACGGAGAGTTAGCTTTCATCTTTGATAGAAAAGGAATTTTCACCATAGATAAATCTTTAATCAAAATGGATTGGGAAGATTTCGAGATGGAAATGATTGATGGAGGTGCAGAAGAAATTGATAGCGATGAAGAAGAAGTGATGATTACCACTGCATTTGAAGATTTTGGTTCTATGTCTCATAAATTAGATGAGCTTGGAATAGAAGCTAAAAGTGCGGAACTACAAAGAATAGCAAATAATACCAAAGAAGTAAACGAAGAACAGTTCAAAGCCAATATGAAAATGCTAGAGCGTTTCGAAGATGATGATGATGTGCAAAACGTTTATCACAATATGGAAATTACAGATGAACTGATGAATTCTCTATAA
- a CDS encoding GNAT family N-acetyltransferase, with protein MNLIFENHKNGNGGFISLKNEIEEIGRLTYTIQPEKNTLIISYVMVFPKFEGQGMEKKLVENGIEFSRENQWIIIPHCSYARSVMLRMKDIEDVFPQ; from the coding sequence ATGAATTTAATTTTTGAAAATCATAAAAACGGAAACGGAGGCTTTATTTCTCTTAAAAATGAAATCGAAGAAATCGGAAGGCTGACTTATACGATTCAGCCAGAGAAAAACACCTTGATTATTTCTTATGTAATGGTTTTTCCTAAATTCGAGGGACAAGGAATGGAAAAAAAACTGGTAGAAAATGGCATAGAATTTTCGAGAGAAAACCAATGGATTATTATTCCACATTGTTCTTATGCTCGTTCTGTAATGCTTAGAATGAAAGATATAGAAGATGTATTTCCTCAATAA
- a CDS encoding 3-phosphoshikimate 1-carboxyvinyltransferase, producing MKISKSHLLDGKTISITGSKSISNRLLILGKLFGDLKIENLSNSQDTQLLQKALNEDAETVDIHHAGTAMRFLTSFYAIQEGRKTILTGSERMKQRPIKPLVDALRELGAEINCLENEGFPPLEIQGKKIEKNFVKIPANISSQFITSLLLIGASLENGLEIELQGEITSRSYIKMTLKILKDIGVETCFEGNSIKILSAASSLSNQKLDRHYHSSKIKHYTVESDWSSASYFYSLVAIGKKKMHLKSFYAHSLQGDSALKEIYLKFFGVNTISDAGENKITLLPDIHFQYPEKFVLDMNDCPDIAQTVCVTCVALKLPFEISGLGTLKVKETDRLVALQNELEKIGCKTDISENSIKSLEFFEPENDISIATYNDHRMAMSFAPFALVKELDIQNEDVVEKSYPDFWTDFFEITDKL from the coding sequence ATGAAAATTTCAAAATCACATCTTTTAGACGGAAAAACGATTTCCATAACAGGTTCGAAAAGCATCTCGAATCGATTGCTTATTTTGGGCAAATTATTCGGAGATTTAAAAATAGAAAACCTTTCTAACAGTCAAGATACTCAACTTTTACAAAAAGCACTGAACGAAGATGCTGAAACGGTAGATATTCATCACGCTGGAACTGCAATGCGTTTTTTGACCTCATTTTATGCCATTCAAGAAGGAAGAAAAACCATTCTTACTGGTTCTGAAAGAATGAAGCAAAGACCCATAAAACCTTTGGTTGATGCATTAAGAGAATTAGGTGCAGAAATTAATTGTCTGGAGAATGAAGGTTTTCCTCCTTTAGAAATTCAAGGAAAGAAAATTGAGAAGAATTTCGTGAAAATCCCTGCCAATATTTCTTCACAGTTTATTACGTCATTATTATTGATAGGCGCAAGTTTAGAAAACGGTTTAGAAATAGAATTACAAGGCGAAATTACCTCTCGTTCTTACATCAAAATGACCTTAAAAATTTTAAAAGACATTGGAGTTGAAACATGTTTTGAAGGAAATAGCATCAAGATTTTAAGTGCAGCGTCGTCTTTATCGAATCAAAAATTAGATAGACATTATCACTCTTCTAAGATTAAGCATTACACCGTAGAAAGCGATTGGAGTTCGGCTTCTTATTTTTATTCTTTGGTGGCAATTGGTAAGAAAAAAATGCATCTCAAGAGTTTTTACGCTCATTCATTGCAAGGAGATTCAGCTTTAAAAGAAATTTATTTGAAATTTTTCGGAGTAAATACGATTTCTGATGCAGGAGAAAATAAAATCACATTACTTCCAGATATTCATTTTCAATATCCAGAAAAATTCGTTTTGGATATGAATGATTGTCCAGATATTGCTCAAACCGTTTGTGTAACGTGTGTTGCGCTGAAATTACCTTTTGAGATTTCAGGTCTAGGAACTTTGAAAGTGAAGGAAACCGATAGATTGGTTGCACTCCAAAACGAATTAGAAAAAATAGGTTGCAAAACAGATATTTCCGAAAATTCTATCAAATCTTTAGAGTTTTTTGAGCCAGAAAATGATATTTCTATTGCCACTTACAATGATCACAGAATGGCGATGAGCTTTGCGCCGTTTGCTTTGGTAAAAGAATTAGACATACAAAACGAAGACGTGGTAGAAAAATCTTATCCAGATTTTTGGACGGATTTTTTTGAAATTACGGATAAGTTGTAA
- a CDS encoding SDR family oxidoreductase produces MTIIITGTSTGIGFTLAEYFGKKGHKVFGLSRKNVESQYFTTIPTDITDNTQVQAAISDILKTESRIDVLINNAGMGMVGAVEDSTKEDILKLFNLNLIGAVQMMSAVMPKMREQKFGKIINVSSIGSEMGLPFRGFYSASKSALDKVVEAMRYEVYQWNVEVCSLHLGDIKTKIAENRVKTQVSEPYKNVFDKVYSLMNAHVDDGTEPLEVALYIEKLLEKKSWKAHYYFGKFGQKIGVPLKWILPQKTYENLMKKYNKLD; encoded by the coding sequence ATGACAATAATAATAACAGGAACTTCCACAGGAATTGGCTTTACACTCGCTGAATATTTTGGCAAAAAAGGGCATAAAGTTTTTGGTTTAAGTCGAAAAAATGTGGAAAGTCAATATTTTACTACGATTCCAACCGATATTACAGATAACACACAAGTTCAAGCTGCGATTTCAGATATTCTAAAAACTGAAAGTAGAATAGATGTGCTCATCAATAATGCAGGAATGGGAATGGTAGGCGCTGTAGAAGATTCTACCAAAGAAGACATTCTGAAGTTGTTCAACCTTAATTTAATTGGGGCAGTGCAAATGATGAGTGCGGTAATGCCAAAAATGCGGGAACAAAAATTCGGAAAAATCATTAACGTTTCGAGTATTGGTTCAGAAATGGGACTTCCTTTTCGTGGATTTTATTCGGCGTCTAAATCTGCGCTGGATAAAGTGGTAGAAGCAATGCGTTACGAAGTTTATCAATGGAATGTAGAGGTTTGCAGTTTGCATTTGGGCGATATCAAAACCAAAATTGCAGAAAATAGGGTAAAAACTCAAGTTTCAGAACCGTATAAAAACGTTTTTGACAAAGTGTATTCTTTAATGAACGCTCATGTAGATGACGGGACAGAACCTTTGGAAGTAGCGCTTTACATCGAGAAATTATTAGAAAAAAAATCTTGGAAAGCGCATTATTATTTCGGGAAGTTCGGGCAGAAAATTGGCGTTCCTCTCAAATGGATTCTTCCTCAGAAAACCTATGAAAATCTGATGAAGAAGTATAATAAATTGGATTAG